Below is a genomic region from Lineus longissimus chromosome 4, tnLinLong1.2, whole genome shotgun sequence.
TTCATAAAATACTTTAGTATGTTTGTtgtcaatgggggggggggggggggggaggtcagTCGAGGGGGGCTATTGAACTCTTATTTCCACGTGCCTTTGCAAAGACCAATGGAGTGATGATGTTTTCCAAATTCCACTGAGGTTATATGCATAGTCACTGCATGTTTAGAGATTTAGACTGTGCCACCGATACCACCTGCTTAGTCCCACTTGAAGCAGACAGGGAAGTTGGTTCGTAAGATTCAAGGACCcccattcccccccccccccaaagaagtAATCGCTACTCTTGCATCATAGAGTTGCATATCTCTGAAAAAGGAGGCAGAGACATTGGTTATGACCATGCTATTGAAGATATGTTTGTATATGTCCTTAGAAAGTTGAATCTTATCACTTATGTCACCAACAATCAGTTGATCTTAACTTTCAATACTTCTTCAATGTGTAGACTTTTTAAGGGTTAAGTTGATCAGTGTATAGTTCATGTATAAAGTTGTTCCGATGAGGATAGCACCACCTGCCTGAACCATTGCTGTTCAATACAGGCAAGAGCACATCAGATTCACCTGGCTAATGATTTGAAGGAAATCATGTGCAAGTTTTAGTTTAGGTACAGATGAGGTACAGAACACCAGTGATTAGTGTTAGAATGGTGTTCTGGTGAACGGTACTGATCTCTTTGTTTTGTCTGGGTTGCATTTAAAAAAGTTCTTTACCCTGTCAGAGTTGGCTATCATATCTTAAAGCTGTGCTCAAAAAGGCTTTTACTGAACAATATCTTCTTGCTCTACCAGTGATGTTCTTACAAAACTAATTCTAAATTATCGGTATTCCTGGCAGTGTGTTACTGTTTCTTACAGAATTATCAAATTTTCTTGTTTGCTTGTTCATCTGGCTGTTGGATGAGAGCAAATGATGTGAGTATCTCTGCAGAAAACCTTTGGATCGTTTTTGGGGGCCCTGCCACTTGTTGTGGTGGACATGATAATTGTTACGTCATCATTGCTGTCATGTGTAGGTTATAGCATATATTCTATAATGGGCCATGGTAGTTCCTAGTGTATGCTTTCTTGGGATCAGGATGGGACGttgtttttcagaaatttaTTCTGTAGAAATGAAACTTGCTAGTTATCGATCCAAAGGCTTTTAGTTGGCTGAGCCATGTCCATTATTTAAACCCATTGGCACCAGTCCTGCTAGGTAGAAAGATCAGCCTGTTCATCTTCCAGCTGGTTTCGTTGCTACTAACTGGCTGCTACCTGAGAAGTTTCAACCACTGGTGGAGCACGCCTGAGACTGTTTTCCTTGAAGAATCTGTGGGAACTTGTTGCTGGGTTGTTCAGCTTGTCTATCAATGTTTGGCCCATTTTAAGTTCTTTCATGATGATAATTCTTAAAGGTTACTTTAATTACCTTCTCACGTCTATGGGTAAAACCGATGAATCGATGGTAAAACCAATGAATTATTGGTAAAACCTGAGTTTGATATATGGGTCATGATCGCAGACCTCAGTGACAAAAGTTGATCAATTGCATGGTGCTTATGTCTTATGTTTTTGTCCACAACCTCGAAACCATAAATTTGTCGAAGAAAGAGGGGCAcaacattatcaaaaaattggttgtttaaCTAACATTTCATGTTCTATGACATTGTTAATCCTATACGGGTCATTTACAGGTTTTATACACTTAGCAAATGGAAATCTGCATTTCCATTGCATAAGTTTGTGGTATTATGATTAGGACTTgatagaaatagaaataaatatgGATATTTTCGCGTGCGAGCACTTCATGGTCCTTGTTCAATAGACCGTAttgaaatttcattcattctgcTCTATTAGCAAGAGTGCATTAGAAATGGTGTGGTTTCTTTCGATGTTTTCTTATTCTCTTGTGTAATTAATGAGATTATGCCTGATTGGTCATACAGTATGGTCTGAGATAAAAATAACAGCCCGTTAACCCTTTGCTCTTTCTAAAGTACTTTCCAAAAAGTGACATCGGTCCCTGCTTACTGCGATGAAGCCGTGACAATTGATTGCGATTTGCAGTTTGTTGTCATGGTAAGGTATCAAGTGTCCCACAAATGAGAGATTTTTATCACTGCATTATTTTTTGTTTATAATCGCCAAGATAAGTGACAAATTGATGACTTGTCTGCAGGCAAAGGTGGTTATCGCTATTTATTACTGGTTTCAGAATGGATCGATTCTTTTCACACATACTGTAATGACCGGTTGCATATGACCAGTATTGCAGCCAAAAATCTCTTTTGTGGTGCACCTTAAGTGATGAAGCTGGAAATCAGCAAGGTGTCATCGTCGGGCATCTTCAATATTAACCCGTATATTCTTTTATATTTTGCAGAATCTAATAAGAACTATGGCCCGCTCTGCATCGGCTTGGACTCCTCTAACAATGCTGCATCCCAGTCCTTCAGCAGCAGAGCTAATCATGCCCAAGTTAAGCTGGAGCCCCTCAGTATCAACAAGGATAACTCCCTGCAGATGCACCATCCGAACCATGCACACATACAGTCTCATTCCCCAACTCTGAGTGATGTCTCCAGCATCCGACTCAACTCAAGAAATAATCTCATCACGCCGACACTGTCGTTAGCGTCCACAGACCCAGGTCCTCTCACACCCAGTGGTCTGAGCAATGGAGACAAGCATCTCTTCCTTGATCCAGGAACCCTTAAGGGTGATTGGCAACTGTTCAAGTCTAATGCGCACAGCGGATCGATCCTGGGATCGGAAGCTGGCGACCATCTCATGGCTCCGGGAAGTCAACTCTCACATTATGCCAGCAGCAAcaactctctctcaccgttCCCACAGTTTGAGCTGTCACCATCTGGATCAAGCTTTGCTAGCACCCCACGCCATTCTGCCCGATCATTCTCCGGCCGCATGTCGAAGAAGCGAGCACTGTCGCTCTCACCATTGTCATCCGAGGGGTTGGATCTGAATCAGCTGATCCGGACTTCTCCAACATCACTTGTTGCCTATATCAATGGATCTCAGTCATTGCCTTTCACATCCCCAATATCGTCAGGAACTTACGGACACTTTCTGGCCAGGACGGCAAGCACAAGTCCTGGGAGTCGATCGCCCTCAGTGTTCCACCACACATTTACCCCAGGGAGCCTTACGGCACAACCTACTCGGGCACTTGTCAGGAAGGGACCAGAAATCCCTATCAACAACTCTGATGACTTGATAAATTACCGTGGCATGGGGCAACTGGAGACCGGAGTGATCCCGATGGAGTTAAGTGAGAATCAGGTGGTCTTGCCACAGGCGACAAACTTAGTCTACCTGCAGGGCAATGACGATACTTTGTTCAAACAAGAGGGCAATAATGACATGAACACCAATGTTGGTGGTATCAACAGCGATCTGAATTTAGCAGATGAGAAGCCCACATTGCCATTGGCGACTATGGAGGTGACAAACCCGGAAATGGTGACAAACGGTCCTAACAAACGGATCAGTGGTGACCGAGGTCTGACCACAGACTCTGAGATGGTCTCTGATGTCATGTGCACCATGCAGCAGTTGCAGGGCAGTGTTAATATGGCACCTGCAAATTCGCTGGATATGGCCCAGGCAAACACGATGATGTCACAGATTCCTGCTGATTATAATATGAATCTTCTAGAAAACACACGACCCCCTAACATGGCTGCTAATATGGATGAGGGTATATGTGTTAACAACCCAAGTGTCGGCAACGCAAACGCGTACAACAAACCGGGTGTGTATGGTATGCAATCCTACCATCAGGAGAGTGTGATGCCAGCTTCGAGTGGGACATCTGTCCAATCAGGACTACCCCCACCGCCAAGTTATGCTCAAGCTTTACAACATCAGAAACAGCAGCACTACGACATGACCAACTCCATTGACTCAGGTTTCTCCAATTCACCGCGCGACGCACAAAATAACGTCATGATGGCTACGGAGGAGAAGGATGATGGCGATATGAAGCCGTTCTTTTGCAAATGGATCGACTGCAATCAGGTTTACGGGGACCAAGAAGATCTTGtgcgccatattgaaaaagtcCACATAGATCAACGTAAGGGCGATGACTTTACGTGTTTCTGGCAAGGGTGTCCGCGCCGTTACAAGCCATTCAATGCCCGCTACAAACTGCTGATTCACATGCGCGTACATTCTGGAGAGAAGCCTAATAAGTGCACAGTAAGTTGGCCTTTTATTGTTTGCTTTTGTTTTTTTAACATCCCCTTGTCTGTATGATAATTACCTATCACCTAATCAATAATACCTTACTAATTAATTGTTAGTAAAAAGACGATTGATGCTTTAGAGGATGGGGACTTGATCAACTTGATGAAACGGTCAACAAATGTATACAGGTCAGTCTACATTTCCTGATTGAGCCCTCTTGTTATCCTTTAAAAGTCCAGTATTCTCAGAAGTGATATGATGCATCACAAGTTATGAATGATTAGATGCAGTAGTAGTCTGGTAGTCACATGTGACATGCGTGACAGGATGCAGATCTTGAAAAAAATTTGCCGAGATATCTGCCACAGATGGAAATTATGAATTTTCCCTACTTTTCTGTTTGGATGGCCATTTCTTTTACTGCCATGAAAATTAGGATTGATTATCATGATTAACAGATCATGTTTAGCCTTAGTTTTGACTCATCAGACCATATGATAATGACCCCCTGCTGGCTATTTCTTCACACAACTGGGTTAAGGCTGTTAGGTGGTCAGATCCCCGTATTTCACAGGTTGCTTCTCAAGCTGACATCAGCAGTGTGTAGCCAGGGGGCTGCAGCTGGCCAGGGGGGAGATGACCTTCAGGAGGGGGAGTGTCCAGGTGCAAGTGTCGGGGGAGATGTTGTAGATGGCTTAACCAAGTTGAGCCTTGGAAGTCTTTTTTTGGCAAACTATCCTATTGGTTGATCATTGATTTCTGCCAATAATGATTAAAATTGTTATGATTAACAGATTGAATCCTGTCTCTGTCAACTCAGTTGTCGGATGTTATTCACACCGTAGGGTGGATAGTGTTCATGTGGTTGCTCCTTGCTGACAACAACCCGTCTGTAAACGAAATCTTCAAAAGGTCTAAAATCAACAACCACGTACAAACCGCCTCTTTGACTGTATCAAATATGAAGCTAATGATATAAATATAAGTTCGAATGCCAAGGAGCCCCTCTTCGACCATTAGAAGGTGGTTGTATACTCATAATTGATCTTGAATGTATAAAAAATGGTTGTGTACAGTAACAACTGCCGCTACAGTATGTATTTACCTTGGATATTTTCTTTAGCTATGACAGAAAGTTGGCGTTAAGCCAGGTGGTTTATGCTTGAATCAGGCATGATTAAAGTTTCTACTGAACAGATCATGAAAGCGGACCTTTACTGCCGTTCATTCAGATCCATGCCTGTTCCAAATCGATCAAACTGTTTGAAAAGTTTTTTGTCACGAACAGAAAATGTGTCAAACATGTGTCAAATGAAAGTCACTTGTTGACCGTGTGAAGgataaatttttttgtttttttttctagaCCAAGTGCTAAATTATAGCAACAGCATCGGAGTTCATGTGGGGGGGGGACAAATGCATGGTGCTGACGGTGGGAGAGCTGCCTTAAAAGGCTGGGTGACATCAGTACTGCTTGAGAACTCCTCAAAGCACTATATTATGATTAAGATTCAATTTCAAGTGAGAATAAAC
It encodes:
- the LOC135486123 gene encoding zinc finger protein GLIS3-like; translated protein: MNGQSTSPSDSPQSQEPDGSKDIPTLRIQDSTPLPPPSNGTSPVPARQDSFALRSVPTVPRSPSLTKSSSGYSSLAHGVLSKPLKQESNKNYGPLCIGLDSSNNAASQSFSSRANHAQVKLEPLSINKDNSLQMHHPNHAHIQSHSPTLSDVSSIRLNSRNNLITPTLSLASTDPGPLTPSGLSNGDKHLFLDPGTLKGDWQLFKSNAHSGSILGSEAGDHLMAPGSQLSHYASSNNSLSPFPQFELSPSGSSFASTPRHSARSFSGRMSKKRALSLSPLSSEGLDLNQLIRTSPTSLVAYINGSQSLPFTSPISSGTYGHFLARTASTSPGSRSPSVFHHTFTPGSLTAQPTRALVRKGPEIPINNSDDLINYRGMGQLETGVIPMELSENQVVLPQATNLVYLQGNDDTLFKQEGNNDMNTNVGGINSDLNLADEKPTLPLATMEVTNPEMVTNGPNKRISGDRGLTTDSEMVSDVMCTMQQLQGSVNMAPANSLDMAQANTMMSQIPADYNMNLLENTRPPNMAANMDEGICVNNPSVGNANAYNKPGVYGMQSYHQESVMPASSGTSVQSGLPPPPSYAQALQHQKQQHYDMTNSIDSGFSNSPRDAQNNVMMATEEKDDGDMKPFFCKWIDCNQVYGDQEDLVRHIEKVHIDQRKGDDFTCFWQGCPRRYKPFNARYKLLIHMRVHSGEKPNKCTFEGCNKAFSRLENLKIHLRSHTGEKPYLCQFPGCTKAFSNSSDRAKHQRTHVDAKPYACQIPGCPKRYTDPSSLRKHVKNHSQKEKQARKKMRGSKEEDFSPEMLSECMTIHQIRPAGSPMDATDSGIGHSPRGSHPGTSHDIYPNMAFSSNQSSRSGTANGMASLSNHNSPVSVQQGSPMATQSHSMQDEAVRRGSNYSPVRRPVASFTPRLHHHMVNLNPHTKLPQIPNFSRVAHNKANNSHHLPLVAQQATPSYSYNAGPTGMLINSKGVKPFSPRNLAPIPTFEDQLSSLPYDTMQRALSNHSAFADQYSAPHHHDYDMCSYRSQCVVDDGNRFLRLSAIDRYNSQISPQAQIYADGT